The genomic segment TCATCTGCATCTCCCGCGCGCCCCACTCCTCCCGAGCGGTCCGCTCGGCCTCGGCGAGCACCACCCGGCCCAGCCCCTCCCCCTGGAGGGCGGGGCGGACGGCGAACATGCCGAAGTAGGCCAGATCACCGCGGCGCTCCAGCTGGCAGCAGGCGACGAGGGCGCCGTCCCGCTCAGCGACGAGCATCCGGCTGTCCGCGCCCGTCACGACCTCGGCGACCCCTTCGGGGTCGGTGCGCTGCCCCTCCAGCAGATCGGCCTCGGTGGTCCAGCCGGCGCGGCTCGACTCGCCGCGGTAGGCGGACTCGACCAGCCCGACCAGCGCGGGCACGTCGGCCTCGGCCGCCGTGCGGAACTCGAGTCCGGCGGCGGGCTGGGAAGCGGTGGTTCCGGTGAGCTGGTCCATGGCGTGCGCTCTCTCTCGTGCGGGCCCGCAGGCTCCGACGAGGCTAGCAAGAGCGCCGGAACCCCCGGGAGCGGTCCGGGCGGCCGGCGGTGGCGGTGCGTAGGGTCACCGGCATGGTGCATGTACTGAGCAGCCGGATTCTGCTGCGGCCCACCGATCCCGACCGGTCGAGGGCCTTCTACGGGGACGCCCTCGGGCTCGCCGTCCACCGGGAGTTCGGGACGGGGCCCGAGCGCGGCACGGTCTACTTCCTCGGCGGCGGCTTCCTGGAGGTCTCCGGGCGCTCCGAGACCTCTCCCGCGCCCGGACCGCGGCTGTGGCTGCAGGTCGAGGACGCGGCCGCGGCCCACGAGGAGCTGTCCGCCCGGGGTGTGGAGATCCTGCGGCCACCGCTGAAGGAACCCTGGGGGCTGATCGAGATGTGGATCGCCGACCCCGACGGGCTGCGGATCTGCGTGGTCGAGATCCCCGCCGACCACCCGATGCGGTACCGGCCGGGGATCTGACGCGGGGACGGCGGGCGGGGCCGGCGCACGGGGCCGGGCCGCTTCCCGCCGTGCGCGCCCCCTCTCCCTGCGCGCGTTCCGCCCCCCGCCGCTCCCGGACGCCGTATGCCCCCGGTGCGCCCGTCGCTGCCTTCGTGCGCTCCCGTGCGGGGCGGCTCCACCGGGCAGCTTCCCGGCGTACCGGCACCGGGGAGGTGAGCCGTG from the Streptomyces xinghaiensis S187 genome contains:
- a CDS encoding VOC family protein codes for the protein MVHVLSSRILLRPTDPDRSRAFYGDALGLAVHREFGTGPERGTVYFLGGGFLEVSGRSETSPAPGPRLWLQVEDAAAAHEELSARGVEILRPPLKEPWGLIEMWIADPDGLRICVVEIPADHPMRYRPGI
- a CDS encoding GNAT family N-acetyltransferase — encoded protein: MDQLTGTTASQPAAGLEFRTAAEADVPALVGLVESAYRGESSRAGWTTEADLLEGQRTDPEGVAEVVTGADSRMLVAERDGALVACCQLERRGDLAYFGMFAVRPALQGEGLGRVVLAEAERTAREEWGAREMQMTVLTAREDLIAWYVRRGYRRTGRTSPFPYGDERFGIPQRGDLRFELLVKPLG